Genomic window (Clostridia bacterium):
AATCTGTACGACAAAATCATCTGTATCTGGCTGAATATATTTTAAATCTTGTCCAGCTAATGTAATACTGTTCTCGGGAGCTGCATTTCCTTTAGAAGACAAAAGTCGGCACCCCTGAGCATTAACCAAATAACCATCACTATCTAAACGAAAAGCACCAGCTCTCGTAAAGCCAATTTCTCCATTAGGCAAATGCACCATAAAGAACCCTGCACCCTCAATAGCCAAATCCAAATCATTACCTGTTTCCTGCAGGATACCATTTTCCCAGGCTGTACGGGTAGCCGCTATCTTTACCCCATTTCCCACTTCTACGGCAAAATTGTTTTGCCCATTAGCAGTTGAAAGAGCGGGCTGTCGTAAAGTCTGATAAAAAAGCGACGCAAAATCTACCCGATTCTTTTTAAAACCTGTAGTATTGACATTAGCCAAATTATTAGAAATCACATCTAAATTAACCTGTTGGGCACTCATGCCCGAACTCGAACTATATAAAGAACGAATCATTTTTTTGCCGTTGCCAAAACCTTATAAAACTCTATAAGTTCTGTTTGTTTCCCTGTTCTTCCTGTCCAGTTTCGGATAAAACCTACCGCTGTTTGATATAACAGTCCAAGGGCTTAACTTCGGGTACAACGAA
Coding sequences:
- the flgG gene encoding flagellar basal body rod protein FlgG gives rise to the protein MIRSLYSSSSGMSAQQVNLDVISNNLANVNTTGFKKNRVDFASLFYQTLRQPALSTANGQNNFAVEVGNGVKIAATRTAWENGILQETGNDLDLAIEGAGFFMVHLPNGEIGFTRAGAFRLDSDGYLVNAQGCRLLSSKGNAAPENSITLAGQDLKYIQPDTDDFVVQIAPDGSVHTEKEISDLPAIELANFVNPEGLMAAGSSAYVYHDVCGEVILGQPLENGQLGMLHSGFLEASNVNIVEEMIKMIMAQRAYEIGSKSIQTSDEMMSITNNLKR